The following are from one region of the Mustela lutreola isolate mMusLut2 chromosome 7, mMusLut2.pri, whole genome shotgun sequence genome:
- the CCDC32 gene encoding coiled-coil domain-containing protein 32 codes for MKMFESIDSTATRSGPDLWAEICSCLPNPDQEDGASNAFSDSFMDSYPAGTGQRDAPEFAVQPATKPWAPLQDSEVYLATLEKKLKRIKGLNQEVTSKDMLRTLAQAKKECWDRFLQEKLASEFFVDGLDSDESTLEHFKRWLQPDKVAISTEEVQYLIPPESQVEKPAAGDKPAAAEQ; via the exons ATGAAAATGTTTGAGAGCATTGACTCTACAGCCACAAGATCTGGCCCTGATCTTTGGGCTGAAATCTGTTCCTGTCTACCAAATCCTGACCAAGAAGATGGTGCCAGCAATGCTTTCTCAGACTCCTTTATGGATTCTTACCCTGCGGGCACAGGCCAAAGGGATGCGCCAGAGTTTGCTGTTCAGCCAGCTACAAAGCCTTGGGCTCCCTTGCAGGATTCAGAAGTGTATTTAGCAACTCTAG aGAAGAAGCTGAAAAGAATCAAAGGTTTAAATCAGGAAGTGACTTCCAAGGACATGCTTCGAACCTTGGCCCAAGCCAAGAAGGAATGCTGGGATCGGTTCCTGCAGGAGAAGTTAGCATCAGAATTCTTTGTGGATGGACTTGATTCTGATGAGAG CACCTTGGAACATTTCAAGAGGTGGCTCCAGCCAGATAAAGTAGCCATCAGTACAGAGGAGGTCCAGTATCTGATTCCTCCAGAGTCCCAGGTTGAGAAGCCAGCGGCTGGGGACAAGCCAGCAGCAGCGGAACaataa
- the RPUSD2 gene encoding pseudouridylate synthase RPUSD2 — protein MWPGGCRWLPVLLQGYLNLGRLTSARTWGSCWGPMAETFSIGAEAASGLRAPVQQNGDAGGDARGERTSGSPKPVDAGVEPPQEVGKQTPVSEEQAPVAPSGPGKRKKRRDATRERVVPPPKKRRAGVSFSDEHFAETSYYFEGGLRKVRPYYFDFRTYCKGRWVGHSLLHVFSTEFRAQPLAYYEAAVREGRLHLNEEPVQDLSIVLKDNDFLRNRVHRHEPPVTAEPVRLLAENEDVVVVDKPSSIPVHPCGRFRHNTVIFILGKEHQLKELHPLHRLDRLTSGVLMFAKTAAVSERIHEQVRDRQLEKEYVCRVEGEFPAEEVTCKEPILVVSYKVGVCRVDARGKPCETVFQRLSYNGHSSVVRCRPLTGRTHQIRVHLQFLGHPILNDPIYNSVAWGPSRGRGGHIPKTDEELLRDLVAEHQAKQSLDVLDLCEGDLSPGLIGSTAPSSELGKDHLGELAASAQKMDGAVEAAPQVLDTMALAPEKATETDVVNQEIDPLCEECRLVRQDPLPQDLVMFLHALRYKGPGFEYFSPMPAWAQDDWQED, from the exons ATGTGGCCGGGCGGCTGCCGGTGGCTCCCAGTTCTTCTACAAGGGTACCTCAACCTCGGGCGCCTCACCTCTGCCAGGACTTGGGGTAGTTGTTGGGGTCCGATGGCGGAAACATTCTCAATTGGGGCCGAGGCAGCGAGTGGGCTGAGGGCTCCGGTTCAACAAAACGGAGACGCAGGTGGCGACGCAAGGGGTGAGCGGACCTCCGGGAGTCCGAAGCCTGTGGACGCGGGAGTGGAGCCGCCCCAGGAGGTCGGGAAGCAGACCCCAGTGAGCGAGGAGCAGGCCCCGGTTGCCCCTTCGGGTCCAGGCAAGCGTAAGAAGCGACGGGACGCCACCAGGGAGCGCGTCGTGCCACCCCCGAAGAAGCGGCGGGCAGGGGTGAGCTTCAGCGATGAGCATTTTGCAGAGACCAGCTACTACTTCGAAGGCGGCCTGCGCAAAGTACGGCCTTATTACTTTGACTTCCGGACCTACTGCAAGGGCCGCTGGGTGGGCCACAGCTTGCTCCACGTCTTCAGCACCGAATTCCGAGCCCAGCCCCTGGCCTACTATGAGGCCGCAGTCCGGGAAGGGCGCCTGCATCTCAACGAGGAGCCGGTACAGGACCTCAGTATTGTGCTCAAG GATAATGACTTCTTGAGGAACCGGGTGCACAGGCATGAGCCACCAGTCACAGCAGAGCCTGTCCGCCTGCTTGCTGAGAATGAGGATGTGGTGGTTGTAGACAAGCCTTCTTCCATTCCTGTCCACCCTTGTGGCCGGTTCCGACATAACACTGTCATCTTCATCCTGGGCAAGGAGCACCAACTCAAAGAGCTACACCCATTGCATAGGCTTGACCGCCTTACCTCGGGGGTCCTCATGTTTGCCAAGACAGCGGCTGTTTCAGAGAGGATTCATGAGCAAGTTCGGGACCGGCAG CTGGAGAAGGAGTACGTGTGCCGGGTAGAGGGGGAGTTCCCCGCTGAGGAAGTGACCTGCAAGGAGCCCATCTTGGTGGTATCTTACAAGGTAGGGGTGTGCCGTGTAGATGCTCGGGGCAAGCCCTGTGAGACAGTGTTCCAGAGACTGAGCTACAACGGCCACTCCAGTGTGGTGCGGTGCCGGCCCCTCACAGGCCGCACTCACCAGATCCGAGTTCACCTCCAGTTCCTGGGCCACCCCATCCTCAATGACCCCATCTACAACTCAGTTGCGTGGGGCCCCTCTCGGGGCCGGGGCGGCCACATTCCCAAGACAGATGAGGAACTGCTTCGCGACCTTGTGGCAGAGCACCAGGCCAAACAGAGCCTGGATGTGCTAGATCTCTGTGAGGGCGATCTGTCCCCAGGACTCATAGGCTCTACAGCTCCCTCCTCAGAGCTGGGCAAGGACCACCTAGGAGAGTTGGCCGCATCTGCCCAGAAGATGGATGGAGCAGTTGAGGCAGCTCCTCAGGTTCTGGACACAATGGCCTTGGCACCAGAAAAGGCAACTGAAACAGATGTTGTGAATCAAGAGATAGATCCTCTCTGCGAAGAGTGCCGGCTGGTGCGCCAGGACCCCTTGCCCCAGGACCTTGTGATGTTCCTGCATGCTCTGCGCTATAAAGGGCCAGGGTTTGAGTATTTTTCACCGATGCCTGCCTGGGCACAGGATGACTGGCAAGAAGACTGA